AGACGCTCCAGGCGTGTGAGTTGACGCTCGGGCGACAGCGCCTGGAATTCCTGCAGCTGGCGGGATTCCACCTCATCGGTCACCTCGTCCGCCACGGCAGTGGCCGGTAGTGCAGCCCGCGGCTCGACTTCAGGGGGGAGGGGGACGACTTCGGCGTACCGTTCCGGGTGCACGAGCATGTCCCGAAGCAGGGCCCCGGCGTTCTGCTTGCGGCCCGGGTACGCGTCGAAGCGGCGCAGGGCGAGGTGCACCGGCGCTGGATCCGGATGTTCCGTGAGGTACTTTCCAGCCACGGCGGGATACATGCCGCGTTTCGTGAGGGCGCGCAGCAGTTCCTCGTCGGGGAGGCGCTCGACCGGCGCGAACACGTAGGTGAGTTCCTGACTCTTCCCGCGCCCGGTAACCTCCACGTCCAGGAGGATGCCCCGCTCGCGCAGCTCGTCATGGGCGGGTTGCAGCACCCGGCGGATCTTGTCCGGTTCGGTGCTGTAGATGCTCAGGCGTTCGCCCCACTCGAGCAGGTTGATCGTCACCCGGTCCTGCGCCGAACCCGAATCCCAGCGCAGCGCGTCCAGCACGCGGTACACCGCCCGCACCGGGGGGCTGCTGAGTTCCCGGTACAGCGTGAGGTCCAGCGGTTTGACGTACCCGTCGCGGATGCTCAGGGCGATCTCGTCCGGTAGGCGGACCTCCAGCACGCTGCCCGCGTCGTAC
The genomic region above belongs to Deinococcus grandis and contains:
- a CDS encoding replication initiator protein A, which encodes MPTHLGDERRNGHDELNVARLSLISAQSRVPAGYTGWTRTYQTGERTVTVTCTALTGHVVPHGLDNDVMVAIINLYLEDGCPEDGTVRVSLHRLLLAAGLHASAHYYREVRQSLRRLQSTSYQITQGWWSQGRQRHLDATFNYLWKVTATRDEEYDAGSVLEVRLPDEIALSIRDGYVKPLDLTLYRELSSPPVRAVYRVLDALRWDSGSAQDRVTINLLEWGERLSIYSTEPDKIRRVLQPAHDELRERGILLDVEVTGRGKSQELTYVFAPVERLPDEELLRALTKRGMYPAVAGKYLTEHPDPAPVHLALRRFDAYPGRKQNAGALLRDMLVHPERYAEVVPLPPEVEPRAALPATAVADEVTDEVESRQLQEFQALSPERQLTRLERLLTFAKVTPLLSPTDRDRLRTALLAGQVDVTDLVRLVTREMGQDPARKADALRDLLPE